GGTTTCCGGAAACCATCACGCCACCCGAAGGTGGCGTGACGGGAACGGCCCGGATGCGTCCGGCGCTTACTTGACCGGCTTGCTCGCCGCCGTGTTTTCCGGCGCGGTCAGGCCACGCTTCTCCAGCAGCGGCTCGATCTTCGGATCGTGCCCGGCGAAGTCGCGGAACAGCTTCATCGCATCCTGGCTGCCGCCCTGCGACAGCAGCGTCTTGCGGAAGTGGTCGCCGTTGGCGCGGGTCAGGCCGCCGTTGCTCTTGAACCATTCCACGCTGTTGGCATCCAGCACTTCGGACCAGATGTAGGCGTAGTAACCGGCCGAATAGCCGCCCATGATGTGGCTGAAGTAAGGCGTCTTGTAGCGCGGCGGCACCGGCGCGTAGTCGATGCCGTCGGCGGCCAGCGCGGCGGCCTCGAACTTCATCACGCCGTCGGCGTCGGGCACCTGGTCGGCGGTGATCTGGTGCCAGCGCTGGTCGAGCATCGCGGCGCCCAGGTACTCGGTCGTCGCGAAGCCCTGGTTGAACTTGGACGCGGCGATCACCTTGTCCAGCAGCGCCTGCGGCATCGCTTCGCCGGTCTTGTAGTGCTTGGCGTAGTTGGCCAGGATCGACGGCCAGTCGGCCCACATCTCGTTGACCTGCGACGGATACTCCACGAAGTCGCGCGGCACGCTGGTGCCGCTGAAGTACGGATACTTCACGTCGGAGAACATGCCGTGCAGCGCATGGCCGAACTCGTGGAACGTGGTGGTCACTTCGTCCCAGGTCATCAGCGTGGGCTCGCCGGCCGGCGGCTTCGGCACGTTCAGGTGGTTGGCGACCACCGGCTTGTCGCCGCTCAGGCCGGACTGCGAGACGTACGAGTTCATCCACGCACCGCCGCGCTTGGAGTCGCGCGCATACGGGTCGAAGATGAAGATCGCCAGCTGCGACCCGTCGGCGTTGAACACGTCGTAGGTCCAGGTGTCGGCGTGGTACTTCGGCAGGTCGGTGCGTTCCTTGAACGTCAGGCCGTACAGCTGGGTGGCGGCGAAGAACACGCCGTTCTCCAGCACGTTCTTCATCTCGAAGTACGGCTTGAGCTGCGACTCGTCGAAGTCGTACTTCGCGGCGCGGACCTTCTCCGTGTAGAACGCCCAGTCCCACGGCTCCAGCTTGAACGTGGGTTCGCCCTTGGCCTTCTGCTCCTGGTCGATCATCGCCTGCAGGTCGGCCGCTTCGCGCTTGGCGTTGGCCACGGCTGCCGGGGCCAGCTTGCCCAGCATCGCGTTGACGGCTTCCGGCGTGCGCGCGGTCTGGTCTTCCAGGCCGTAGGCGGCGTGGTTCGGGTAGCCCAGCAGCTTCGCGCGGTCGGCGCGCAGCTTCATGATGCGCGAGACCAGCGCGGTGGTGTCGAACTCGCCGCCACGGCTGCCGCGCTTGACCGATGCCTCGTGCAGGCGCTGGCGCAGGGCGCGGTTGGTCAGCTGGGACTCGGGCGGCTGGCCGGTGGTGTTGAGCAGGGTCAGCACGTACTTGCCTTCCAGGCCGCGCTTCTTGGCCGCTTCGGCGGCGGTGGCGATCTGGCCTTCGGTCAGGCCGTCGAGCTGCTTGACGTCGTCGACCACGATGGCCGAGGCGTTGACTTCCTTCAGCACGAAATCGCTGAACTGCGTGCCCAGCGAGGCGAGCTCGGCGTTCATCGCCTTCAGCCTGGCCTTGTCCGCGTCGTTGAGGTTGGCGCCGGAGCGGACGAAGCTGGTGTGGTAGCGCTCGATCAGGCGCACGCCCTGCGCGTCCAGGCCCAGCGCGTTGCGCTGGTCGTAGAGCGCCTTGATGCGGGCGAACATCTTGGGATTCAGGCTGATCGCATCGCCGTGCGCGGCGAACTTGGCGGAGTAGTCTGCACGCAGCTTGTTGCGCGCGTCGTTGGTGTCGGTGCCCACCAGGTTGAAGAACACCGTGGTGGCGCGGTCCAGCACCTGGCCAGACTTCTCCAGCGCGATGATGGTGTTGTCGAAGGTCGGCGCGGCCGGATTGTTGGCGATCGCGTCGATTTCCTTCAGCTGCTCGGCCATGCCGGCATCGAAGGCGGGGGCGAAATCGCTGTCCTTGATCTTGTCGAACTGCGGATAGTGCAGCGGCAGCGGGCTCTCGGCGAAGAAGGGGTTGGCCGCCTGGGCGGTCTGGGTGGCCGGCGTGGCGGCCTGGCTGTAGGCGGGCATGGCGAGTCCGAGGGTCGCGGCAAGCGCGATGGCGAGGCGGGTGGTCATGGAGCGCTACGTCCTTACAAAGGTGGATTCCCAAGGGTAACCCAAGGGGGAAAGGCCGGACCCATGACGAAAGGCATGGGCGGCCGCCCGTCGCAGTGGAATGGCCTATGCGGCCCTGCCGGAGAAACTAGTGAAGCCGGTGGTCGCCTTCGGTCCTGCGCTGCGGCAGTTCGGCGCGCTGGCACGGGTCATCAAGGGCGGCAGCGCGCACCCGCCGGCATCGATCCACGGCGCGCTGGGGATTGGATGTGAGGGCGACGTCAGTCGCGATGAGAGATCAGGACGCCTTTATCGCGACTGACGTCGCTCCCACGGGCGCCTGAGTCGCGCAGTCGCTTGCCCCATCCGCGCCGGAGGTGTCTGATAGCGCCTTTCCCGGAGCCCGCCATGACCACCGCCTACGATTTCTCCGCCCAGGACCTCGATGGTCGCGAGCGTTCGTTGTCCGAGTACCAGGGCAAGGTCCTGCTGATCGTCAACGTCGCGTCCAAGTGCGGGTTCACGCCGCAGTACACCGGGCTGGAGGCGCTGTGGCGCGAGTATGGTCCGCAGGGATTGGTGGTGCTGGGCTTCCCGTGCGACCAGTTCGGCCACCAGGAGCCGGGCGACGAGGCGGAGATCCGCAATTTTTGTTCGCTCAATTACGACGTGACCTTCCCGATGTTCGCCAAGGTCGACGTCAACGGCAGCGATGCGCATCCGCTGTGGGCGTGGCTGAAGCAGGAGAAAAGCGGGCTGCTCGGCATCGGCGCGATCAAATGGAATTTCAGCAAGTTCCTCGTCGGCCGCGACGGCAAGGTGATCAAGCGCTACGCACCCACCGACACGCCCGAGTCGCTGGCGGGCGACATCCGCGCCGCGCTGGGCTGAGCACGCCATGAGCGGGGCCGATGCACGCGCGTTCCACATCGAGTTCGGCAGCACCGACTACGGGCTGCGCGCGTGGGTGACCGGCACCAACGGTACGCTGGAAACGACGCTCGCTTATTGGCGCGCCATCGCCGACGCGGTGCGGCAGCACGCACCGCGCGCCCTGCTGGTGGTGGACGACATGGACGGCCTGCCACCGCCGCCGGAGCAGTTGCTGCAGTTCGTGCAGGCCATGCGGGGGCAGGGCATGGAGGCCGTGCGCATCGCCTACGTCGAGCGCGACGCCGACCAGATTCCGCAAGTGGAGTGGGCCGGCCTGCTGGCGAACGAGCATGGCTTCGATGCGCGGGTGTTCGCGACCGAGGCCGACGCGGTGCGCTGGCTGCGCTACGGCGAGCGCGGCGGCTGAGCGGACTGGCGCTTCTGCAGCGCCTCTTCCGGCAGCAGCGCCATCAGCTCGCGGGCGAAGGATTCCAGTACTTCCTCGGAATACCCGCGGTGCGTCCGCACGATGCGGCCGTCCTGGCCGATGATGAACATGTTGGGCAGCGCGGTGACGCCGTAGCGGTCGGTGACCACACCCCGCACGTCGTGGACGAAGGTCAGGTCCAGGTCCTTGTTGGCCCGCAGCACGCTCAGGTAATCGCTGCGCGGCTCCTTCATGTTGATGGCGATGACTTCCAGATAGTCGCGTCCGACCAGCTTCTGCACATGGCCGAGCATCGGCAGCTCGCGCCGGCAGGGTCCGCACCATGAAGCCCAGAACGTCACCACGACCACCTTGCCCTTGAGGGCATCGAGGTCGACCGGATCGCCCTTGCGGTCCTTCATGGCGATGGGCGGAGGCACGTCGCCGATGCCGGGTTGCTCGACGGCGTCGCCCGCATACGCGCATGGGCTCAGGGCCAGCAGTGCGGCCAGCAGCAGATTCCGGATCACGGCGTGTCCTCCCCAGGACGTCGTGGGCGCAGCCTAGCACCCGTCGCGGCCCTGGGGCGAGCGCGCATTACTTCTCGACGAAGGCGCGCTCGAACACGTACTGGCCGGCCGTGCCGATGCGCGGGGCGGCGGTGAAGCCGCGGCCGTCGAGCAGGGCGCGGAAGTCGGCCAGCATTTGCGGGCTGCCGCAGATCATCGCGCGGTCGTGCGCCGCATCCAGCGGTTCGATGCCCAGGCTGTCCATCATGACGCCGCTGGCCATCAGGTCGGTCAGGCGGCCCTGGTGGACGAAGTCCTCGCGGGTGACGGCCGGGTAGTACAGCAGCTTCTCGCGGATGGTCTCGCCGAGGAACTCGTGCTGCGGCAGTTCCTTCTCGAAGTAGTCGCGGTAGGCCAGGTCTTCGGCATGGCGCACGCCGTGGGTCAGGACGACCTTGTCGAAGCGCTCGTACGTGTCCGGGTCCTTGATGATCGACAGCCACGGCGCCAGGCCGGTGCCGGTGCCCAGCAGGTACAGGTTGCGGCCGGGATGCAGGTCGCTGATCAGCAGCGTGCCGGTGGGCTTGCGCCCGATCAGCACGGTATCGCCGGGCTTGATGTGCTGCAGGCGCGAGGTCAGCGGCCCGTTCTGAACCTTGATGCTGAAGAACTCGAGCTGCTCTTCCCAGTTGGCGCTGGCGATCGAATAGGCGCGCAGCAGCGGCTTGCCGTCGACCTCCAGCCCGATCATCACGAACTGGCCGTTCTCGAAGCGGAAACCGTCGTCGCGGGTGGTGGTGAAGCTGAAATAGGCGTCCGTCCAGTGACGGACGTCGAGCACCGTCTCGGTGCCGAACGCAGAGGACATGGGGGAGTGTGGGCGATTGAATCGACGCGCCATTGTAGCCGACGGGCCGGGCGCGGCCTTGATCGTGCTCAATCGGCAGTGGCCGGATCGGGGACCTGTTCGCCCCGCTGGTGGAAGCACAGTTGCTCGACCATGCGCCGCATGGGGGGTGCCGTCAGCAGGAGATCGATCGGAAGGTCCCACTGAGCGTGGTCGAACGCCCAGCGCAGCAGGCGCTTGAAGGCGAAGCCCGGCACCGGTGGCGTGGGTGGCACGCTCGACGTCGCGCGGCCGGACAGATGGGCGGCCAGCATGCGGCCGACGGCGGCCCCATGGCGCAGGCCCGAATGGATGCCGCCCGCCGTCAGTGGAGAGACCATGCCAGCGGCGTCACCGACCAGGGTCACGCCATCGGCCCGCATCGGCGCCACGGGACCGCCGCACGGGATCAGGCCGGCGCGGATGCTGTCCGGCCGCCGCGCGGCATCCAGTCCCGTCATGGGAGCGACATGCGCGAGGAAGCCCGCCATGTCCGGCGCCGGCGTGCCGCCGGCCCGGTAGCGTCGCGCCAGGCCGGCCTGCACGCCGGTCGGGGTCTGCGCCACCCAGCCCAGGTAGCCGGGCGCGAAGCGCTTGCTGAGGAAGCAGTGCAGGGCGTCGGGTTCGCGCAGCGTCATGCCGTCGAACTCGTATTCCACGCCGTACAGGAATTGCGTGACCTGGCCCAGGCCGAGACGGCGTGCGACCCGCGATCGCGCACCGTCCGCTCCGACCAGCACGCGCGTAGGGCCCACGCCGTCGACCTGCCATCCGGTCGGCGTGCGCGTGGCGTCGCGGAAGGCCAGACCGCGCCGGACTTCGACGCCGCACGCTTCCGCCTGTTCGCCGAGCCAGCGCATCAGCGCGGGCGTGTCGGTGGTGTGGAAGCGGTAGCCGTGCGCACCCAGCCGCACGCTGCGCAGGTTCGGCGCATAGACGCGGACGTGGGGCACGGCGCGCAGCAATGAGGGCGGCAGCCCCGCCAGCAGCGGCGCATCGCAGGCTTCCTGCACCAGGATGCCGGTGGTGTGGATGCGCTCGCCGAGGTCCTGCTTGCGGTCGATCACGCAGACCCGCGGGCCACGGACGGCGAGTTCGCGCGCGCAGGCGAGGCCGGCGAAACCGGCGCCCACGACGATGACGTCATAACGGGGATCCTGCATCGTGGCGCACGCGCTCCGTCTTCAAGAGACGGGCAGCCTGCAGCCGCCACGGGGAGCGGCGATGAAGTCGGGATGAAGTCGTCGGGCGCGACCTCCGGAAACGAAGAAGGCGCCCATGGGCGCCTTCTTCGTGTTGCCTCAACCGTTGCCGCCGCCACGGGGGCCGCGTTGACCACCGCCGCCGGGACGACCGCCGGGACCGCGGCCGCCGGCCGGCCGGCCACCCGGACGCGGGCCCGCGTGCTGCGGACGGTTGCCGCCACCGCCGGGGCGTCCCTGCGGACGCGGACCGCGCGGTGGCTGGCCGTAGGGATTGAAGCCGGGGTTGGCATGGTCGGACGGGAAGCTGGGTGCGCTGGCGGGATGCCCGTACGGACGCGCCGCGCGCTGCGGCTTGCCGGCGCCCTGTGCGCCACGCGGCCCGCGCTCGGCACCGAAGCCGCCGGGACCCCGCTCGTTGCCGAAGCGGTCGCCGCCGAACCCGCCCGGACCGCCGCCCGGGCCACGCTTGCCCGCGCCGCCACCGGGCCTGCCGCCGGCGCCCGGACGCCCGCCCGGCTTGCCGCCGTAGGGCTTCTTCGGGCCGCCGGGACCGGCGTTGCGGTGGCCGGCCGGGCCGGTGTCCACGCCGTCCGGCACGTACCAGCTGCGGAACGCGGCCGGATTGCCTTCCGGCAACGGCTTCGGACCCTTCGGCGTGCGCTGCTTGAACGGGCGCTGCGACTGCTTCGCGGCCTGCTCGCCGCTGACGGTCAGGCCGCCGTGCGGCTTCTTGCCGCGGCCGCCACGGCCACGGTCTTCGCGCACGTGGTCGAAGCGGCGCAGCTCGCGGCCTTCGTCGGCCGCGTGGTGGCCGTTGACATAGGCGTTGCCGCTGCGGCCGCCGCCCACGTGGAGCGTGGACTTGGCGGCCTTGCGCTGGCCGATCACCGGCTGCAGCGTCAGCGCGGCGGGCGTGCCGACCTCCAGGCCCAGGTCCTTGCGCAGCGCTTCGACCTGTGCGTCCGGCAGTTCCTGCGTCTGGCCACGCAGCAGCGGCTGCGGCAGGCTGATCTTGCCGTAGCGCACGCGCTTGAGGCGGCTGACCTGGCAACCCTGCGATTCCCACAGGCGGCGCACTTCGCGGTTGCGGCCTTCCTTGACCACGACGCGGAACCAGTCGTGCGAATCGGTGCCGCCGATGCGTTCGATCTCGTCGAACTTGGCCGGGCCGTCGTCCAGCGCCACGCCGCGGCGCAGGCGGTCGACGACGTTGTCCGGCACGCTTTCCTGGCCTTCCGGCGCACGCACGCGCACGACGTACTCGCGCTCGACTTCGTACGAGGGATGCATCATCGCGTTGGCGAGTTCGCCGTCGGTGGTCAGCACCAGCAGGCCGGTGGTGTTGATGTCCAGGCGGCCGATGGCGATCCAGCGTGCGCCCTTCAGCGCCGGCAGCGCCTCGAAGATCGTCGGACGGCCTTCGGGATCTTCACGGGTGGTGACTTCGCCTTCCGGCTTGTTGTAGATCAGCACGCGCGAGGGCTCGGTCAGTGCGCTGGCGACGAAGGTCTTGCCGTCCAGCTCGACGCGGTCGCCGCCCTTGACCGACATGCCGGTCTGCGCGACTTCGCCGTTGACCTTGACCAGGCCGTCGGCGATGCGTTGTTCCAGCGCGCGGCGCGAGCCCAGGCCGGCCTGCGCCAGCACCTTGTGCAGGCGCTCTTCCAGGCGGTTCGTCTCCGGTGCGTCGGCGCTTTCGCCGCGCTTCAGCGACAGCTTGCCCAGGGAGGTCTTCTTCGGGGGGGTGTTGCTCATTGTTTCTGCTCCGACGGTGCCCGGTCTTCCTGGTCGGAAGCAGCGGCGTCGTCATCTTTGGGTTGAGGTTCATCGTGGTCGCCGGCGTCGTTGCCGGCGTCATCGGATGCGGTGTCTTCGTCGGCATCGTCCGATGCCGTGGTGTCGTGCTGTTCGTCGTCCGTGTCGCCGTCGTCGTCCGCGACGGGCGTGCTTTCGTCAGGCGTGCTTCTGTCGGACGCGTTCCCTTCCTGAGCCGCATCGGCGGCGTCGCCGCTGGCGATGCTGACCGGCAGCGGGGCGCCGTCCAGCGGCAGCTGCGGTTCCAGTTCGCCGATGTCCTTCAGTTCGGACAGCGGCGGCAGTTCGTCCAGGCGCTTCAGGCCGAAGTAGTCGAGGAAGGCCTTGGTCGTGCCGAACAGCGCCGGCTTGCCCGGCACATCGCGATGGCCGACCACGCGGATCCACTCGCGCTCTTCCAGCGCCTGGATGATGTTGCTGCTGACCGCCACGCCGCGGACCTGTTCGATCTCGCCGCGGGTGATCGGCTGGCGGTAGGCGATCAGCGCCAGCGTTTCCAGCGTGGCGCGCGTGTACTTGGTCTTGCGCTCGGTCCACAGGCGCGCGACCCAGGCGTGCACGTCCGCCTTGACCTGGTAGCGGTAGCCGGACGCCACTTCGACCAGTTCCACGCCACGGTCGGCGCAGGCGTCGGCCAGGTGCTGCAGGGCGGCCTCGACGCTGCCTTCCGGCGCCGGCTCGTCCTCGGGGAACAGGCCATGCAGCTGCGCCAGCGTCAGCGGCTGGGTGGCGGCCAGCAGGGCGGCCTCCACGATGCGGTTGATGAGCGATTGATCCATGCGGTCCTGTCGTTCGGAAAGGCGGCGGGCGTTCGGCCCGGCCGCGTCACGGGCTGTCGTTGGCGGCGTCGCTGTCGTCGAACTCGCTGGAGAACTGCAGCGGTTCGTTGGTGTTGTTCAGCGCCAGCGACTTGATGTAGATCGGGGCGAGCGGGGCTTCCTGCACGATGTCCAGCAACTGCTCCTTGGCCAGTTCCAGCATGGCCAGGAAGGTCACCAGCACGCCGAGCTTGCCTTCCTCGGGGGTGAACATGCTCTCGAAGCGGTGGAACCTGCCGTCCTCCAGCCGGGTGAGCACGTCGCCCATCCGCTGGCGAACGCTGAGCGCCTCGCGCTTGATCGCGTGGCCGGTGAACAGCTCGGCGCGCTTGAGCACGTCGTGCAGCGCCAGCAGCATCTCCTTCAGCTCCACCGGCGGCGGCAGCTTCACCGCGGCGCGGTCCGGCACGTCGGCGTGCGCCGGCGTGGTGTCGCGGTCCAGCCGGGGCAGGGCGTCCAGATCCTCGGCGGCCTGCTTGAAGCGTTCGTACTCCTGCAGGCGGCGTACCAGCTCGGCGCGCGGGTCGCCTTCCTCGCCTTCCTCCGTGACCGGGCGCGGCAGCAGCATGCGCGACTTGATCTCGGCCAGGATGGCGGCCATCAGCAGGTACTCGGCGGCCAGTTCGAACCGCAGCTCCTGCATCACGTTGATGTAGTCCACGTACTGCCGGGTGATCTCGGCGACGGGGATGTCCAGGATGTCCAGGTTCTGCCGGCGGATCAGGTACAGCAGCAGGTCCAGCGGACCCTCGAAGGCGTCGAGGATGACTTCCAGCGCGTCCGGCGGGATGTAGAGGTCCTGCGGGATCTGCAGCACCGGCTGGCCATGCACCACCGCCAGCGGCATTTCCTGCTGCTGCGGGTGGTTGGTCGGGGTTTGTGGGTTCGCGTCGGACGCGAGTTCTGGGCTCATCAAGAAACAGCCATCGTGCGGGTCACCCTGCGGACCTGCACGTGGCAGGACGGCGCGGCACCGGCAATGCACCAACCATCATCATCATGCGTCGCAGGGCGAACGCTTCCCTTACAGCAACCAGCAAAGCACACCGCAGGACTGCGGTGGCGGACAGCGAGAGGTCGTCGGGCGCGGGCGGGTGGGGGCAGCGAATCGAACGTCCCGGTGGACCCTCGATGGGGCAGGTAGGTCGGCGTGGCCGGATCTTCCCCTGGACGGGCCGCTGCTTCCGGCCGTGCAATGAGGCACAGGGTAAGCCCTGACTTCGACCGTGTCCAGCGCCGGCAAGGGGCCGCGCCCGTACAATTCAGGCTTCGACTTTGGAGTGAACACCATGTGGTATGCCATTGAAGGCCATGACGGCCCCGACGTGCTGGCCCGCCGTCTCGCCGCGCGCGCGGAGCATCTGGCGCGGCTGACCGCGCTGCGCGACGAAGGCCGGCTGCTGCTGGCCGGTCCGTGTCCGGCGATCGATGCCGAAGACCCGGGCCCGGCCGGATTCAGCGGCAGCATCGTGATCGCCGAATTCGATTCGCTGGACGATGCCCGCGCCTGGGCCGATGCCGATCCCTACATGTCGGCCAGGGTCTACACCCGCGTCGACGTGCGGCCCTTCCGCAAGGTCCTGCCGTGAGCCGGGTCGAACGCATCCGCGACGCGTTGCAGGCTGCCCTGCAGCCGGTGTTGTTGGAGGTACTCGACGACAGCCACAAGCATGCCGGCCACGAGGGCGCCCGCGACGGGCGCGGACATTTCACCGTCCGCATCACCAGCGACGCGTTCGCCGGCAAGGCCCCGCTGGCCCGTCACCGGGCCGTGTATGCCGCGCTGGGCGAGATGATGCAGACCGACATCCACGCCCTGGCCATCGAGGCCCGCACACCGGACGAAGCCGGCTGACGTCATTGTCTTTGGCAGCGCGACATGCGCCGGTCGATGAAAACGTTTACATTCGCCCCCTTCCATCACGCCGGGAGGGCGCCATGTCCACCAACCACCTTTCGTCGCGGCCGCTGCTGGCCGGCCTGATCGCCACCCTGCTGGCCGCGCCAGCCGCGGCCGCACCACCGGTGTATGCCACGCCGCAGGAGAAAGCCTTCGTCGACGCCCTGATGGCGAAGATGACGGTCGAGGAGAAGCTGGGCCAGCTGAACCAGCCGGCCGGCGTGGGCAACAACACCGGGCCGGCGGCCATGACGGGCAACGAGGACCAGATCCGCAAGGGCGAGATCGGCACTTACCTGGGGACCCAGGGCGCGGTGCTGACCTGCCGCCTGCAGAGGATCGCGGTGGAGGAGTCCCGGCTCGGCATCCCGCTGATGTTCGGCTTCGACGTGATCCACGGCCACCGCACGGTGTTCCCGGTGCCGCTGGGCGAGTCGTCGAGCTTCGATCCGGTGGAAGTGCAGCACGCCGCGCGCGTCGCCGCCGTCGAGGCGGCGGCGCACGGCATCCATTGGACCTACGCGCCAATGGTGGACATCTCCCGCGACCCGCGCTGGGGCCGCATCGTCGAGGGCGCCGGCGAGGACCCGTATCTCGGGTCGGTGCTGGCCGCCGCGCGCGTGCGTGGGTTCCAGGGCGACGACCTGCGTTCGCCGGACACCGTGCTGGCCACCGCCAAGCACTTCGTGGCGTACGGTGCGGCCGAGGGGGGGCGCGACTACAACGTCGCCGACATCTCCGAGCGCGCGCTGCACGAGGTGTACCTGCCGCCGTTCAAGGCGGCGGTCGACGCCGGTGCGCAGTCGATCATGGCCGCCTTCAACGAAGTGGCCGGTGTGCCGATGCACGCGCACCGGCCGCTGATCGAGGACGTGCTGCGCAAGCAGTGGGGCTGGGACGGCCTGTTGGTCAGCGACTACACCGGCGTGATGGAGCTGATGCCGCACGGCGTGGCCGCCAATCGCGAGGAGGCGGGCATCCTGGGCCTGCGTGCCGGCGTGGACGTGGACATGGTCAGCCAGATCTACGTGAAGGACCTGCCGGCGGCGGTGAAGGCCGGAAAGATCCCGATGGCGGAGCTCGACGCGTCCGTCCGTCGCGTACTGAACGCCAAATACCGCCTGGGCCTGTTCGATGATCCCTATCGCTACTGCACCGACGACGGCGCACGCGAGCGTGCGCTGACCCTCACGCCGGAACACCGCGCGGCCGCACGCCGCATGGCACAGAAGTCGCTGGTGCTGCTGGAGAACGACCGCAACGTGCTGCCGCTGTCCAAGTCCGTGCGTACGCTGGCGGTGATCGGCCCGCTGGCCGACCATCGCCGCGCCATGCTCGGCAACTGGGCGGTGGCCGGGCGCGAGGAGGACGCGGTGACCCCGGTGGTGGGCCTGAAGGCCGCGTTGGGCACGGGCACGCGGCTGATCGTCGCCAAGGGTGCCGAGATCGAAGGCCAGGACACCTCGGGCTTCGCCGAGGCGATCGCCGCGGCCAAGCAGGCCGATGCGGTGGTGATGTTCCTCGGTGAGCATCCCGACATGAGCGCCGAGGCGCACAACCGCACCACGCTGGACCTGCCCGGCGTGCAGGAACAGCTGGCCTTGCAGGTCGCGGCGACCGGCAAGCCGGTGGTCGTGGTGCTGCTGAACGGCCGACCGCTGTCGATCGGCGCGCTGAAAGGCAAGGTGCCGGCGATCCTGGAGGCGTGGTTCCCGGGCGTGGAGGGCGGACATGCCATCACCGACGTGCTGTTCGGCGACGTCAATCCGTCGGCCAAGCTGCCGGTGACGTTCCCGCACAATGTGGGGCAGATCCCGCTCTACTACGCGCATCGCAACACCGGCCGTCCGCCGAGCGACACCGACAAATACACCAGCAAGTACCTGGATGCGCCGTCCACGCCGCTGTACGCCTTCGGCCACGGACTGAGCTATACGACCTTCCGGTATGACACGCCGGTGGTGGCGAAGAAGACGCTGGCCCCGGATGCGCTGCAGCAGCAGGTCAGCGTGCGTGTCACCAATACCGGCACTCGCGCGGGCGAGGAAGTGGTGCAACTCTACCTGCGCGACGACGTGGCCAGCGTCACCCGACCGGTGAAGCAGCTGCGCGGCTTCCAGCGCGTCGCGTTGCAACCGGGCGAGTCGAAGACCGTCACCTTCGACCTCGGCTTCGAGGATCTGGCGATGTACGACGCCCGCATGCAGCAGGTGGTGGAGCCGGGCACGTTCACGGTGTTCGTGGGCGGAAGCTCGGACCGCACGCAGCAGGCCGCGTTCTCGGTGGCAGCACGCTGATGGGCGACGGCGACGGCGACGGCGACGCGGCATCGGCGATGCTGCGTCGCAATATCTTTTGTGAGCCGAGTGCTCACGCAAGCGACTGAATTCACGACATATTCCGGACCAACTAACGCGGGCTTTACACGTTTCCGTGAAAACGGTTACAGTCCGCGCCACTCAAGGCTGTCATCACCGCGGAGGGGCGGGGAATGGCGAGAACCTCGGTCACCATCAAGGATGTCGCACGCGAGGCGCGGGTTTCCGTCGCCACCGTGTCGCGTGCCTTGAACGGACACGAGAACGTCGCCGAATCCGTCCGCCAGCAGGTCCTGGCCACCGCCGACCGCCTGCGCTACCAGCCGCATGC
This window of the Pseudoxanthomonas sp. genome carries:
- a CDS encoding M3 family metallopeptidase, producing the protein MTTRLAIALAATLGLAMPAYSQAATPATQTAQAANPFFAESPLPLHYPQFDKIKDSDFAPAFDAGMAEQLKEIDAIANNPAAPTFDNTIIALEKSGQVLDRATTVFFNLVGTDTNDARNKLRADYSAKFAAHGDAISLNPKMFARIKALYDQRNALGLDAQGVRLIERYHTSFVRSGANLNDADKARLKAMNAELASLGTQFSDFVLKEVNASAIVVDDVKQLDGLTEGQIATAAEAAKKRGLEGKYVLTLLNTTGQPPESQLTNRALRQRLHEASVKRGSRGGEFDTTALVSRIMKLRADRAKLLGYPNHAAYGLEDQTARTPEAVNAMLGKLAPAAVANAKREAADLQAMIDQEQKAKGEPTFKLEPWDWAFYTEKVRAAKYDFDESQLKPYFEMKNVLENGVFFAATQLYGLTFKERTDLPKYHADTWTYDVFNADGSQLAIFIFDPYARDSKRGGAWMNSYVSQSGLSGDKPVVANHLNVPKPPAGEPTLMTWDEVTTTFHEFGHALHGMFSDVKYPYFSGTSVPRDFVEYPSQVNEMWADWPSILANYAKHYKTGEAMPQALLDKVIAASKFNQGFATTEYLGAAMLDQRWHQITADQVPDADGVMKFEAAALAADGIDYAPVPPRYKTPYFSHIMGGYSAGYYAYIWSEVLDANSVEWFKSNGGLTRANGDHFRKTLLSQGGSQDAMKLFRDFAGHDPKIEPLLEKRGLTAPENTAASKPVK
- a CDS encoding glutathione peroxidase yields the protein MTTAYDFSAQDLDGRERSLSEYQGKVLLIVNVASKCGFTPQYTGLEALWREYGPQGLVVLGFPCDQFGHQEPGDEAEIRNFCSLNYDVTFPMFAKVDVNGSDAHPLWAWLKQEKSGLLGIGAIKWNFSKFLVGRDGKVIKRYAPTDTPESLAGDIRAALG
- a CDS encoding TlpA disulfide reductase family protein; this encodes MIRNLLLAALLALSPCAYAGDAVEQPGIGDVPPPIAMKDRKGDPVDLDALKGKVVVVTFWASWCGPCRRELPMLGHVQKLVGRDYLEVIAINMKEPRSDYLSVLRANKDLDLTFVHDVRGVVTDRYGVTALPNMFIIGQDGRIVRTHRGYSEEVLESFARELMALLPEEALQKRQSAQPPRSP
- a CDS encoding ferredoxin--NADP reductase codes for the protein MSSAFGTETVLDVRHWTDAYFSFTTTRDDGFRFENGQFVMIGLEVDGKPLLRAYSIASANWEEQLEFFSIKVQNGPLTSRLQHIKPGDTVLIGRKPTGTLLISDLHPGRNLYLLGTGTGLAPWLSIIKDPDTYERFDKVVLTHGVRHAEDLAYRDYFEKELPQHEFLGETIREKLLYYPAVTREDFVHQGRLTDLMASGVMMDSLGIEPLDAAHDRAMICGSPQMLADFRALLDGRGFTAAPRIGTAGQYVFERAFVEK
- a CDS encoding NAD(P)/FAD-dependent oxidoreductase, producing MQDPRYDVIVVGAGFAGLACARELAVRGPRVCVIDRKQDLGERIHTTGILVQEACDAPLLAGLPPSLLRAVPHVRVYAPNLRSVRLGAHGYRFHTTDTPALMRWLGEQAEACGVEVRRGLAFRDATRTPTGWQVDGVGPTRVLVGADGARSRVARRLGLGQVTQFLYGVEYEFDGMTLREPDALHCFLSKRFAPGYLGWVAQTPTGVQAGLARRYRAGGTPAPDMAGFLAHVAPMTGLDAARRPDSIRAGLIPCGGPVAPMRADGVTLVGDAAGMVSPLTAGGIHSGLRHGAAVGRMLAAHLSGRATSSVPPTPPVPGFAFKRLLRWAFDHAQWDLPIDLLLTAPPMRRMVEQLCFHQRGEQVPDPATAD
- a CDS encoding pseudouridine synthase, whose translation is MSNTPPKKTSLGKLSLKRGESADAPETNRLEERLHKVLAQAGLGSRRALEQRIADGLVKVNGEVAQTGMSVKGGDRVELDGKTFVASALTEPSRVLIYNKPEGEVTTREDPEGRPTIFEALPALKGARWIAIGRLDINTTGLLVLTTDGELANAMMHPSYEVEREYVVRVRAPEGQESVPDNVVDRLRRGVALDDGPAKFDEIERIGGTDSHDWFRVVVKEGRNREVRRLWESQGCQVSRLKRVRYGKISLPQPLLRGQTQELPDAQVEALRKDLGLEVGTPAALTLQPVIGQRKAAKSTLHVGGGRSGNAYVNGHHAADEGRELRRFDHVREDRGRGGRGKKPHGGLTVSGEQAAKQSQRPFKQRTPKGPKPLPEGNPAAFRSWYVPDGVDTGPAGHRNAGPGGPKKPYGGKPGGRPGAGGRPGGGAGKRGPGGGPGGFGGDRFGNERGPGGFGAERGPRGAQGAGKPQRAARPYGHPASAPSFPSDHANPGFNPYGQPPRGPRPQGRPGGGGNRPQHAGPRPGGRPAGGRGPGGRPGGGGQRGPRGGGNG